A window of Caldisalinibacter kiritimatiensis genomic DNA:
TCAACTCATAAATTTTTAAAAACAGATGGAGGGATAATATGAATTCAAATGTGTTAAATGTAAAAAGTAGTACCTTAAAGCTTACATACTCTGCAATGTTAATAGGTCTTTCTTTTATAGGCTCATTAATTAAAGTGCAAGGAAGTATTGCCTTTGATTCAATGCCAGGATATTTTGCTGCACTTTTACTAGGGCCTGTTTATGGTGGAATTGTTGCTGGGATTGGACATTTGCTTACAGCTTTAACTAGTGGTTTTCCCTTAACGCTACCAATGCATTTAATAGTTGGTTTAGAAATGGCTTCCTTTGGATTTGTTTTTGGCTGGATGTATAGAAAAATTAATACTTATATAGCCGCTATTGTTGCAATAATATTAAATGGTGCTGTAGCTGCTTTAATAGCTATACCTATTTCACAAATTTTAGGACTTCCATTAAGTGGATGGTCATTATTTTATGCTATTATAGCACCATTAACTATTACATCTACAGCCAATGTAGTTTTAGCGTTTTTAGTATATGGATTTCTTAAGAAACGATTTAATTAGAAGGTGTAGTATATGAATGTAAAGAAGTTTAGGGACTTGACTTTTATTTCAATTAACGAAAATCAAT
This region includes:
- a CDS encoding ECF transporter S component, with the protein product MNSNVLNVKSSTLKLTYSAMLIGLSFIGSLIKVQGSIAFDSMPGYFAALLLGPVYGGIVAGIGHLLTALTSGFPLTLPMHLIVGLEMASFGFVFGWMYRKINTYIAAIVAIILNGAVAALIAIPISQILGLPLSGWSLFYAIIAPLTITSTANVVLAFLVYGFLKKRFN